From a region of the Eriocheir sinensis breed Jianghai 21 chromosome 25, ASM2467909v1, whole genome shotgun sequence genome:
- the LOC127003424 gene encoding 39S ribosomal protein L53, mitochondrial-like, producing MALPWHYHGSLTRSAGLYSALGKQAKLLSLKPVAKIEFTFDPFTENAVVVRNLSNYFYQEKVRDTNLKCILKTNIVNTRAEPTVLVKLVDNKKILFKANNLQTLEILQKYNELVSSKAKAEESTEVAKPKQTKSQKRR from the exons aTGGCGCTCCCCTGGCACTACCACGGCTCCCTCACCCGCAGCGCAGGCCTTTACTCCGCCCTAGGGAAGCAGGCAAAGCTCCTCTCCCTCAAGCCCGTAGCCAAGATAGAGTTCACCTTTGACCCCTTCACTGAGAACGCCGTGGTGGTCAG AAATCTTTCAAATTACTTCTACCAGGAGAAGGTCCGTGACACCAACCTCAAATGTATTCTGAAGACTAACATCGTCAACACCCGAGCGGAGCCAACCGTACTCGTTAAACTGG TTGACAACAAGAAAATCCTGTTCAAGGCCAACAACCTGCAAACTCTTGAGATTCTTCAGAAATACAATGAGTTGGTGAGCAGCAAGGCCAAGGCAGAGGAAAGTACCGAGGTTGCCAAGCCCAAGCAAACCAAGTcacagaagaggagatag